Sequence from the Streptomyces sp. NBC_00358 genome:
GTGCTCGATCATGAGTACGCCGCACATCGCCATCGGCATGGCCGACGGCAACGTACTGGAGGAGCTGACCAAACCCCTGCCCCCCGGTCCCGAGGACGCGATCAAGCAGATCGCCGGCCTGTACGCGACCATCGGCTCGAAGACCTATGCCGACAGCGAGAGCGAGCGCCGATTCGCGCTGGCGACGCAGGCCTACAACCGCGCACAGCACCCCGAGGGCGGAACACGCCAGGTGACCGCGGCCTTGATCGCGCCCGACCGCACCGAAAAACTCCGGCAGTTGAGACTCCCGGCGCTCGTGATCCACGGAGGCGAGGATCCGCTGATCAAGATCGCCGGCGGCGAGGCCACCCACGCCGCGCTCGCCGACTCCACCTACCTGCCACTCGACGCGATGGGCCATGACCTGCCCGTGCCGCTCCACGACCAGATCGTCGCGAGCATCGCCAAGAACGCTGGACGGGTGACGAGCCGCACCTGATTCTCAAGCCTCGGCAGGACGCAGCCCCACGGGGCTTGTTCCTCGCCGCCCAGCCGGCCCGAGTAGCCGATCCGATCGGCAGCTCGGGCCGGACCGTACCTTGTCAGGCGGCTCAAG
This genomic interval carries:
- a CDS encoding alpha/beta fold hydrolase — protein: MSDKRDQFADLTTVRMCFRDEGDPDGEPLLLIMGLSSQLIHWPQEIVDALGERGYRVIRPDNRDSGLTEWKTTPSQYYLRAIARDTVELLDHLGIEQAHVVGASMGGMVAQLLAIEYAPRVLSLCSIMSTPHIAIGMADGNVLEELTKPLPPGPEDAIKQIAGLYATIGSKTYADSESERRFALATQAYNRAQHPEGGTRQVTAALIAPDRTEKLRQLRLPALVIHGGEDPLIKIAGGEATHAALADSTYLPLDAMGHDLPVPLHDQIVASIAKNAGRVTSRT